In a single window of the Novosphingobium sp. IK01 genome:
- a CDS encoding AMP nucleosidase — MTASEPFTATDPAPILAELTARYDAACARLRADIARYIAEGILPDAQARAQGAYCYPELRLHFSGVSHGTAAGRAFGRLTRPGTYATTITRPALFGAYLVEQLGLLGADYEVTLEVGTSAQEIPFPYVVDSSLGFGTISPNELAKHFPTTDLAHIGDEIADAIDPGLDWLNGPAPLALFDGLRTDFSLARLAHYTGTNPADFQRYILFTNYHRYVDEFVDWAGRQLGQDDFVALTGAGGLTLDTATDSARDRLSDTAWRRHQMPAYHLIRPDRSGITLVNIGVGPSNAKTICDHLAVLRPEAWLMIGHCGGLRPTQKIGDYVLAHAYLRDDHVLDDVLPPEIPVPAIAEVQVALARAAEVVSGSGGADLKTRMRTGTIVTTDDRNWELRYTHSARRLSLSRAVGIDMESATIAAQGYRFRVPYGTLLCVSDKPLHGEIKLPGQANRFYEEAIAAHLEIGTTACALLRAEGSRLHSRKLRAFNEPPFR, encoded by the coding sequence ATGACAGCAAGCGAACCGTTCACCGCCACCGATCCCGCACCCATTCTGGCCGAACTGACCGCGCGATACGACGCGGCCTGCGCGCGATTGAGGGCCGACATCGCCCGCTACATCGCCGAGGGCATCCTTCCCGATGCGCAAGCGCGCGCGCAGGGCGCCTATTGCTATCCCGAACTGCGCCTGCATTTCAGCGGCGTCAGCCATGGCACGGCGGCAGGCCGCGCCTTTGGCCGCCTGACCCGTCCGGGCACTTATGCGACCACGATCACCCGCCCGGCCCTGTTCGGCGCCTATCTGGTCGAACAGCTCGGCCTGCTGGGCGCCGATTACGAAGTGACCCTCGAAGTGGGCACTTCGGCGCAGGAAATTCCGTTTCCCTATGTCGTCGACAGCTCGCTCGGCTTTGGCACGATCTCGCCCAACGAACTGGCCAAGCATTTCCCGACGACCGATCTGGCCCATATCGGCGACGAGATCGCCGATGCCATCGATCCGGGTCTCGACTGGCTCAACGGCCCGGCCCCGCTTGCCCTGTTCGACGGGCTGCGCACCGATTTCAGCCTTGCCCGGCTGGCCCACTATACCGGCACCAATCCGGCCGATTTCCAGCGCTACATACTGTTCACCAACTACCACCGCTATGTCGACGAATTTGTCGACTGGGCCGGGCGCCAGTTGGGCCAGGACGATTTCGTCGCGCTGACGGGCGCAGGTGGTCTCACCCTCGACACCGCGACCGACAGCGCGCGTGATCGCCTGTCCGACACCGCATGGCGCCGCCACCAGATGCCCGCCTACCACCTGATCCGGCCCGACCGCTCGGGGATCACGCTGGTCAATATCGGGGTCGGCCCGTCGAACGCCAAGACCATCTGCGACCATCTGGCCGTCCTGCGCCCCGAAGCCTGGCTGATGATCGGCCACTGCGGGGGCCTGCGCCCGACGCAGAAGATCGGCGACTATGTGCTCGCCCATGCCTATTTGCGCGACGACCACGTGCTCGACGACGTGCTGCCCCCGGAAATCCCGGTTCCGGCCATCGCCGAAGTGCAGGTGGCACTGGCCCGCGCGGCTGAAGTCGTCAGCGGCAGTGGCGGCGCGGACCTCAAGACCCGCATGCGCACCGGCACCATCGTGACGACCGACGACCGCAACTGGGAACTGCGCTATACCCATTCGGCCCGCCGCCTGAGCCTGAGCCGCGCAGTCGGCATCGACATGGAAAGCGCGACCATCGCCGCGCAGGGCTATCGCTTCCGCGTGCCCTATGGCACCTTGCTGTGCGTCTCGGACAAGCCGCTCCATGGCGAGATCAAGCTGCCGGGGCAGGCCAACCGCTTCTACGAGGAAGCCATCGCCGCCCACCTCGAAATCGGCACGACCGCCTGCGCCCTGCTGCGCGCCGAAGGCAGCCGCCTGCACAGCCGCAAGCTGCGCGCGTTCAACGAACCACCGTTCCGTTAA
- a CDS encoding YbjN domain-containing protein — protein MEIKLPAIASCVAAFALAASCGDAAAAAPESVETVSATSPASVVAALAAQGYEAALGQDGSGDPLVTARIGGWRTQIVFYDCNEVTHAGCQSLQFASSFHPERPFSAEKAVEFVNANRFGAVSVAPDKSVTVSWDVITGRGLDASVFAMVVRSYRMALDSIGSEVFAQASHPQLASAAR, from the coding sequence ATGGAAATCAAACTTCCCGCCATTGCTTCGTGTGTTGCCGCTTTCGCGCTGGCGGCTTCGTGCGGTGATGCCGCCGCCGCCGCACCCGAAAGCGTGGAAACGGTTTCGGCGACCAGCCCGGCCAGCGTGGTTGCCGCGCTGGCGGCGCAGGGGTACGAGGCCGCGCTGGGGCAGGATGGCTCGGGCGATCCGCTGGTCACAGCCCGGATCGGCGGCTGGCGCACGCAGATCGTCTTTTATGACTGCAACGAGGTGACCCACGCCGGGTGCCAGTCGTTGCAGTTTGCCAGCAGCTTCCATCCCGAGCGCCCGTTCAGTGCGGAAAAGGCGGTCGAATTCGTCAACGCCAACCGCTTTGGCGCGGTCTCGGTGGCGCCCGACAAGTCGGTCACCGTCTCGTGGGACGTGATCACCGGACGCGGGCTCGATGCTTCGGTCTTCGCGATGGTGGTCCGGTCCTATCGCATGGCGCTCGATTCGATCGGCAGCGAGGTGTTCGCGCAGGCCAGCCACCCCCAACTGGCCAGCGCCGCGCGCTGA
- a CDS encoding M2 family metallopeptidase codes for MKSLVSGLALAVSMLAMPALAAPAAAATPEAPAAAPAATPADVDAWLASADKAMAEQTVKSGHVQWVYQTYVNDDTAGIVADSDAAGTLLQVAQAKQAAAFAKVPGLSPETLRRLTMIRTGITTPAPSTPGAAEEFSSLQAHIQGIYATGHATRGGVSISGHEVENAMITDRNPDELKEMWLSWHDSVGAPMKADYARMVAISNAGARELGYSDTGALWRGNYDMTPDEFAAMTEKVWGQVRPLYQQLHCYVRGKLNAKYGDAVQAKTGPIRADLLGNMWAQEWGGIYDIVAPKGAGDIGYDLTDLLKAKGYDPIRMVKTGEQFYTSLGFAPLPKTFWERSQFTKPRDREVVCHASAWDIDNKDDLRVKMCLEVNATDFSTVHHELGHNFYQRAYSIQPLRLYEESANDGFHEAIGDTMALSITPDYLVKLNLLDPAKVPGPDKDIGLLLRQAMDKVAFLPFGLMIDRWRWGVFDGSITPATYEKAWNDMRLRYQGIVPPGPRGADAFDPGAKYHVAASVPYTRYFLARILQFQFYEAACKQAGWKGPLHRCSFYGNRKVGANLDAMLKMGASRPWPEALKVFTGTREMDGGAMLRYFAPLSAWLKKQNEGQDCGW; via the coding sequence ATGAAGTCGCTTGTGTCCGGCCTTGCGCTGGCTGTTTCCATGCTTGCCATGCCGGCTCTGGCCGCCCCGGCTGCCGCCGCCACACCCGAAGCTCCTGCCGCAGCGCCTGCGGCAACCCCCGCCGATGTCGATGCCTGGCTGGCCAGTGCCGACAAGGCCATGGCCGAGCAGACGGTCAAGTCGGGCCATGTGCAGTGGGTCTACCAGACCTATGTCAACGACGACACCGCGGGAATCGTGGCCGACAGCGATGCTGCCGGAACACTGCTTCAGGTCGCCCAGGCCAAGCAGGCCGCCGCCTTTGCCAAAGTTCCCGGCCTTTCGCCCGAGACCTTGCGCAGGCTGACGATGATCCGCACCGGGATCACCACCCCGGCCCCCTCGACGCCGGGCGCGGCTGAAGAGTTCTCGTCGCTTCAGGCCCATATCCAGGGCATCTATGCCACGGGCCATGCCACGCGCGGCGGTGTCTCGATCAGCGGGCACGAGGTCGAGAACGCGATGATCACCGATCGCAATCCCGACGAACTGAAGGAAATGTGGCTCTCGTGGCATGACAGCGTGGGCGCGCCGATGAAGGCCGACTATGCGCGCATGGTCGCAATTTCCAACGCGGGCGCGCGCGAGCTGGGCTATTCCGATACCGGCGCGCTCTGGCGCGGCAATTATGACATGACCCCCGACGAATTTGCCGCGATGACCGAAAAGGTCTGGGGGCAGGTGCGCCCGCTCTACCAGCAGCTTCACTGCTATGTGCGCGGCAAGCTCAACGCGAAATATGGCGATGCGGTGCAGGCGAAGACCGGCCCGATCCGTGCCGACCTGCTGGGCAACATGTGGGCCCAGGAATGGGGCGGCATCTACGACATCGTGGCCCCCAAGGGCGCGGGCGACATCGGCTACGACCTGACCGACCTGCTCAAGGCCAAGGGTTATGACCCGATCAGGATGGTCAAGACCGGCGAGCAGTTCTACACTTCGCTCGGCTTTGCGCCGCTGCCCAAGACCTTCTGGGAGCGTTCGCAGTTCACCAAGCCGCGCGACCGCGAAGTCGTGTGCCATGCCTCGGCCTGGGACATCGACAACAAGGACGACTTGCGCGTCAAGATGTGCCTCGAAGTCAACGCGACCGACTTCTCGACCGTCCATCACGAACTGGGTCACAACTTCTACCAGCGCGCCTATTCGATCCAGCCGCTGCGCCTTTACGAGGAAAGCGCCAACGACGGTTTCCACGAGGCCATCGGTGATACCATGGCGCTCTCGATCACGCCCGACTATCTGGTGAAGCTGAACCTGCTCGATCCGGCCAAAGTGCCCGGACCCGACAAGGACATCGGCCTGCTGCTGCGCCAGGCGATGGACAAGGTGGCGTTCCTGCCCTTCGGCCTGATGATCGACCGCTGGCGCTGGGGCGTGTTCGACGGTTCGATCACCCCGGCCACCTATGAAAAGGCGTGGAACGACATGCGCCTGCGCTATCAGGGCATCGTGCCGCCGGGCCCGCGCGGGGCCGACGCCTTCGATCCGGGCGCCAAATATCATGTGGCCGCCAGCGTGCCCTATACCCGCTACTTCCTTGCGCGGATCCTCCAGTTCCAGTTCTACGAGGCCGCCTGCAAGCAGGCCGGGTGGAAGGGCCCGCTGCACCGGTGCAGCTTCTATGGCAACCGCAAGGTCGGCGCCAACCTCGACGCGATGCTCAAGATGGGCGCCTCGCGTCCCTGGCCCGAGGCGCTCAAGGTCTTTACCGGCACGCGCGAGATGGATGGCGGGGCCATGCTCCGCTACTTCGCGCCGCTTTCGGCCTGGCTGAAGAAGCAGAACGAAGGACAGGATTGCGGCTGGTAA
- a CDS encoding alpha/beta fold hydrolase → MTDITTTFFDGFDGAQLALHRVAGSEADNGGAGRTVILLHGLFSSAQVNWIKYGTARRLAEAGFTCLLPDLRAHGQSAAPHEAAAYPSDVLARDVAALVAQQGLVDFDLVGFSLGARTAARSVIGGLAPRRLVLAGMGLEGLAGWKGRLDFFRDVIDRFGTIRPGDPAYLSQQFLKGSGVDRVAVRQLLGAMEDTSPAALAAITMPTLVLCGDQDNDNGSADNLAAALPNARRATIPGTHMSCVTRPELGQELVSFLTTDA, encoded by the coding sequence ATGACGGATATCACGACCACCTTCTTCGACGGTTTCGACGGCGCGCAACTGGCCCTGCACCGGGTGGCCGGAAGTGAGGCTGATAACGGGGGGGCAGGGCGCACGGTGATCCTGCTCCATGGCCTGTTCTCGTCCGCGCAGGTCAACTGGATCAAGTATGGCACCGCCCGCCGTCTGGCCGAGGCCGGTTTTACCTGCCTGCTGCCCGATCTGCGTGCCCACGGGCAAAGCGCCGCCCCGCACGAGGCGGCGGCCTACCCGTCCGACGTTCTCGCGCGCGACGTGGCCGCGCTGGTGGCGCAACAGGGGCTCGTCGATTTCGATCTGGTCGGCTTTTCGCTCGGCGCGCGCACGGCGGCGCGCAGCGTGATCGGCGGGCTTGCCCCGCGCCGCCTCGTGCTGGCGGGGATGGGGCTGGAAGGTCTGGCCGGGTGGAAGGGGCGTCTCGACTTCTTCCGCGACGTGATCGACCGGTTCGGCACGATCCGTCCGGGCGATCCGGCCTATCTGTCGCAGCAGTTCCTCAAGGGCAGCGGTGTCGACCGCGTGGCCGTGCGCCAGTTGCTGGGCGCGATGGAAGACACAAGCCCCGCCGCGCTGGCCGCGATCACCATGCCCACGCTGGTCCTGTGCGGGGATCAGGACAACGACAACGGTTCGGCCGACAATCTGGCCGCAGCCCTGCCCAATGCCCGGCGGGCGACGATTCCGGGCACCCACATGAGCTGTGTGACCCGGCCCGAGCTGGGCCAGGAACTGGTTTCATTTCTGACCACTGACGCTTGA
- a CDS encoding sulfite exporter TauE/SafE family protein codes for MLEHFDALHAVAGLLVGILVGVTGVGGGSLMTPILVLLFGVNPGTAVGTDLLFASMTKVVGSAVHGKRDTIDWRILLRLASGSVPAAASTLLVLHWAGKVGKQTNHTILMILGGMLIVTSVATLFQKQIVAFARREEQGDDSRALWPTVLLGVVLGVAVSVSSVGAGAIGVTALLMLYPGLRISRIVGTDIAHAVPLTMVAGFGHWIIGDVNVSLLLALLVGSIPGVIVGSLLSTRAPDRILRPALAAVLLISGFKLLT; via the coding sequence ATGCTGGAACACTTCGATGCACTGCACGCGGTTGCCGGCCTGCTGGTGGGCATTCTGGTGGGTGTGACCGGGGTGGGCGGCGGATCGCTGATGACGCCGATCCTCGTGCTGCTCTTCGGGGTCAATCCGGGGACAGCGGTGGGCACCGATCTCCTGTTCGCCTCGATGACCAAGGTGGTCGGCTCGGCCGTCCACGGCAAGCGCGACACCATCGACTGGCGCATCCTGCTGCGTCTGGCCTCGGGCAGCGTCCCGGCGGCGGCCTCCACGCTCCTCGTGCTGCACTGGGCAGGCAAAGTGGGCAAGCAGACGAACCACACGATCCTGATGATCCTGGGCGGCATGCTGATCGTCACCTCGGTCGCCACGCTGTTCCAGAAGCAGATCGTTGCCTTTGCCCGGCGCGAGGAACAGGGCGATGATTCCCGCGCGCTGTGGCCCACGGTCCTGCTCGGTGTCGTTCTCGGGGTGGCGGTTTCGGTTTCGTCGGTCGGGGCCGGGGCCATCGGGGTGACCGCGCTGCTGATGCTCTATCCGGGCCTGCGCATCTCGCGCATCGTGGGGACCGACATTGCCCATGCGGTTCCGTTGACGATGGTGGCCGGGTTCGGGCACTGGATCATCGGCGATGTCAATGTGTCGCTGCTGCTGGCGCTGCTGGTCGGATCGATCCCCGGCGTGATCGTGGGGAGCCTGCTGTCCACCCGCGCGCCCGATCGCATCCTGCGCCCGGCGCTGGCCGCCGTTCTGCTGATTTCGGGATTCAAGTTGCTGACATGA
- the hisH gene encoding imidazole glycerol phosphate synthase subunit HisH → MAERLALIDYGAGNLHSVANALRAAGAADVTLTADPQVVRRADRVVLPGVGAYKACAEALRGVTGMIDALEERVLVDGVPFLGICVGMQLLASRGVEHGVTEGLDWIAGEVRLIERTDPAIKVPHMGWNDVAPMHHADGASLIEPGEAYFLHSYHFVADEGHHVAAMTDHGGGLVAAVARDNLLGVQFHPEKSQGYGLRLLARFLDWKP, encoded by the coding sequence GTGGCTGAACGGCTCGCGCTGATCGACTATGGGGCCGGCAACCTGCACTCGGTGGCCAATGCCCTGCGCGCGGCGGGGGCCGCCGATGTCACGCTGACCGCCGATCCGCAGGTGGTGCGCCGGGCCGACCGCGTGGTCCTGCCCGGCGTGGGCGCCTACAAGGCCTGTGCCGAGGCTTTGCGCGGGGTGACGGGCATGATCGACGCCCTCGAAGAGCGCGTGCTGGTCGATGGCGTGCCGTTTCTGGGGATCTGCGTTGGCATGCAACTGCTGGCCTCGCGCGGGGTCGAGCACGGGGTGACCGAAGGGCTCGACTGGATCGCGGGTGAAGTGCGCCTGATCGAGCGGACCGACCCGGCGATCAAGGTGCCCCACATGGGCTGGAACGACGTGGCCCCGATGCACCATGCCGATGGCGCCAGCCTGATCGAGCCGGGCGAGGCCTATTTCCTCCATTCCTACCACTTCGTGGCCGACGAGGGGCACCATGTGGCGGCGATGACCGACCATGGCGGCGGGCTCGTGGCGGCGGTTGCGCGCGACAATCTGCTCGGCGTCCAGTTCCACCCGGAAAAGAGCCAGGGCTATGGCCTGCGCCTGCTGGCCCGCTTCCTCGACTGGAAGCCCTGA
- the hisB gene encoding imidazoleglycerol-phosphate dehydratase HisB → MRTGTVTRTTHETDVHVSVNLDGSGIYDVKTGVGFLDHMIEQFSRHSLIDVTCRVKGDLHVDEHHTVEDSAIALGQAIAEALGDKRGITRYGSAYAPMDEALARVALDISGRPILVWKAQFSQPRLGTMDTEMFEHWFQSVAQAAGITLHIECLYGTNNHHIIEGIYKGFARAMREAVAIDPRKADAVPSTKGTLGG, encoded by the coding sequence ATGCGCACCGGAACAGTCACTCGCACCACTCACGAAACCGACGTTCATGTCAGCGTCAACCTCGATGGCTCGGGGATCTATGACGTGAAGACCGGCGTGGGCTTCCTCGATCACATGATCGAGCAGTTCTCGCGCCATTCGCTGATCGACGTGACCTGTCGCGTGAAGGGCGATCTTCACGTCGACGAGCATCACACCGTCGAGGACAGCGCCATTGCGCTGGGCCAGGCGATTGCCGAGGCGCTCGGCGACAAGCGGGGCATCACCCGCTATGGCTCGGCCTATGCGCCGATGGACGAGGCGCTGGCCCGTGTCGCGCTCGATATTTCGGGGCGCCCGATCCTCGTGTGGAAGGCGCAGTTCAGCCAGCCGCGCCTGGGCACGATGGACACCGAGATGTTCGAGCACTGGTTCCAGTCGGTGGCGCAGGCTGCGGGGATCACGCTCCACATCGAGTGCCTCTATGGCACCAACAACCATCACATCATCGAAGGCATCTACAAGGGCTTTGCCCGCGCGATGCGCGAAGCGGTCGCGATCGACCCGCGCAAGGCCGACGCGGTGCCCTCGACCAAGGGGACGCTCGGTGGCTGA
- a CDS encoding SspB family protein, whose product MTETPDSLIPYDEIVQEALRTVVGRVLGQVEASGGMLPGQHHFYITFRTGAPGVSIPTRLKERFPEEMTIVLQNKFWDLKVEEDGFSVGLSFNQIPSTLVIPFRAITAFVDPAVDFGLQFQAVEEFDDEEHDSAENDLSHTSGETSDKPAVEPSDDGSNVVTVDFGRKK is encoded by the coding sequence ATGACCGAAACGCCCGACAGCCTGATCCCCTATGACGAAATCGTGCAGGAAGCCCTGCGCACCGTGGTAGGCCGTGTTCTTGGCCAGGTGGAGGCCTCCGGCGGCATGCTGCCGGGCCAGCACCACTTCTACATCACCTTCCGCACCGGCGCGCCGGGGGTCTCGATCCCCACCCGCCTCAAGGAACGCTTCCCCGAGGAAATGACCATCGTTCTCCAGAACAAGTTCTGGGACCTGAAGGTCGAGGAAGACGGTTTCTCGGTGGGGTTGAGCTTCAACCAGATCCCCTCGACGCTGGTGATCCCGTTCCGGGCGATCACCGCCTTTGTCGACCCGGCGGTCGATTTCGGGCTCCAGTTCCAGGCCGTGGAAGAGTTCGACGACGAGGAGCACGATTCGGCGGAAAACGACCTGTCGCACACTTCCGGGGAAACTTCCGACAAGCCTGCCGTTGAACCCAGCGACGACGGTTCGAATGTCGTCACGGTCGATTTCGGCCGCAAGAAGTAA
- the gmk gene encoding guanylate kinase — translation MLILSSPSGAGKTTIARRLLELDPDIAMSVSATTRPMRPGEVDGKDYHFVDRPTFDAMVEANEFYEWAEVFGNCYGTPKAHIRAKLKQGQDTLFDIDWQGTQQLYQKAEADVVRVFILPPSIEELRRRLTGRGTDSEDVISARMARAQAEISHWDGYDYVVVNHDVDDCYTQIAQILAAERLKRARQTGLIGFVRELTRA, via the coding sequence ATGCTGATCCTCTCCTCGCCCTCGGGCGCAGGCAAGACGACGATTGCCCGTCGCCTGCTCGAACTCGATCCCGACATTGCGATGTCGGTCTCGGCCACCACGCGCCCGATGCGTCCGGGCGAAGTCGACGGCAAGGACTACCACTTCGTCGACCGCCCGACCTTCGACGCCATGGTCGAAGCCAACGAGTTCTACGAATGGGCCGAAGTCTTCGGCAATTGCTACGGCACGCCCAAGGCCCATATCCGCGCCAAGCTCAAGCAGGGGCAGGACACCCTGTTCGACATCGACTGGCAGGGCACCCAGCAGCTCTACCAGAAGGCCGAGGCCGATGTCGTGCGCGTGTTCATCCTGCCCCCCAGCATCGAGGAACTGCGCCGCCGCCTGACCGGGCGCGGCACCGACAGCGAGGATGTGATTTCCGCGCGCATGGCCCGTGCCCAGGCCGAAATCAGCCACTGGGACGGCTATGACTATGTGGTCGTCAACCACGATGTCGACGATTGCTACACCCAGATCGCCCAGATCCTGGCCGCCGAGCGCCTCAAGCGCGCGCGCCAGACCGGGCTGATCGGCTTCGTGCGCGAGTTGACGCGGGCTTGA
- a CDS encoding metallophosphoesterase, whose protein sequence is MTTLAAPPARQSPPDHAPRQEDRPDPPVRHRWRQAALAVVLFGLVLAMAGAAWGWWVETWPPIVRRATITLDSPAMAGKSLRVALVSDIHVGSHGMSAARLDRVISQIMAEKPDAIVLAGDFVNGRHPGDRAIRLDLLERPLARLRAPLGVIGVLGNHDAETEPALIGETLARAGVTVLENDAVRVGPLVMAGGDEYGEARRHFKVTMAKAHALAENNALSENKALAGTGAPIVLVEHTPSMGRHLPPDVPVLLAGHTHCGQVNLPFLSSAKSLVDGRVLYDPAFRCGLVPWDGHTVIVTGGVGSGSFPLRIGTRPDFWMVTFRGA, encoded by the coding sequence TTGACCACGCTGGCCGCCCCCCCGGCCCGCCAGAGCCCCCCGGACCATGCCCCCCGGCAGGAGGATCGGCCCGATCCTCCCGTCCGGCACCGCTGGCGGCAGGCTGCCCTCGCGGTGGTCCTGTTCGGGCTGGTCCTCGCCATGGCGGGGGCAGCCTGGGGCTGGTGGGTCGAAACATGGCCCCCCATCGTCCGCCGCGCCACGATCACCCTCGACAGCCCGGCCATGGCTGGCAAGAGCCTGCGCGTAGCGCTCGTCTCGGACATCCATGTCGGCAGCCACGGCATGAGCGCGGCCCGGCTCGACCGGGTGATCAGCCAGATCATGGCCGAAAAACCCGATGCGATCGTGCTGGCCGGTGATTTCGTCAATGGCCGCCACCCCGGCGACCGCGCCATCCGCCTCGACCTGCTCGAACGCCCCCTCGCCCGCCTTCGGGCCCCGCTGGGCGTGATCGGCGTGCTGGGCAACCACGACGCCGAAACCGAACCGGCCCTGATCGGTGAAACCCTTGCCCGCGCGGGCGTGACCGTGCTGGAAAACGACGCCGTGCGCGTGGGGCCGCTGGTGATGGCGGGCGGCGACGAATACGGCGAAGCCCGCCGCCACTTCAAGGTCACCATGGCCAAGGCCCATGCTCTGGCCGAAAACAACGCTCTGTCTGAAAACAAGGCACTGGCCGGAACCGGGGCCCCGATCGTGCTGGTCGAACACACCCCCAGCATGGGCCGCCACCTCCCGCCCGATGTGCCCGTGCTGCTGGCCGGGCATACCCATTGCGGGCAGGTCAACCTGCCGTTCCTGTCCTCGGCCAAGAGCCTTGTCGACGGGCGCGTGCTCTATGACCCGGCCTTCCGCTGCGGACTGGTCCCGTGGGACGGCCACACCGTGATCGTCACCGGCGGGGTCGGCTCGGGCTCGTTCCCCTTGCGCATCGGCACCCGCCCCGATTTCTGGATGGTCACGTTCAGGGGCGCCTGA
- a CDS encoding Zn-dependent alcohol dehydrogenase, whose translation MMKAALLEQPGQPLTVTDITVADPAPNEVLIRTVACGLCHSDLHFIDGAYPHRLPAIPGHEAAGIVEAVGSQVQRLKKGDAVVTCLSVFCGTCEFCVTGRMALCEGAGTRRPKGAPSRLSRPDGTPVHQMLNLSALAEMMLVHENACVAIRPDMPLDRAALLGCAVTTGAGTVFNACKLTPGESVAVIGCGGVGLAAVNAAKIAGAGRIVAADPSPEKRDLARAMGATDVIDPADEDAAGTIIEATRGGVDHAIEAVGRPASAKMAVKVLRRGGTATILGMMPLDQKVGLSAMDLLSGKKLQGALMGMNRFPVDLPRLVDFYLAGQLDLDTMVTERIPLDRVNEGFARLREGDGARTVVIF comes from the coding sequence ATCATGAAGGCCGCCCTTCTCGAACAGCCCGGCCAGCCGCTGACGGTAACCGACATCACGGTGGCCGATCCTGCGCCCAACGAAGTCCTGATCCGCACGGTCGCCTGCGGGCTGTGCCACTCCGACCTCCATTTCATCGATGGTGCCTATCCGCACCGCCTGCCCGCCATCCCCGGCCACGAGGCGGCGGGGATCGTCGAGGCGGTGGGCAGCCAGGTCCAGCGCCTGAAGAAGGGCGATGCGGTCGTCACCTGCCTCTCGGTCTTCTGCGGCACCTGCGAATTCTGCGTCACCGGACGCATGGCGCTGTGCGAAGGGGCCGGAACGCGCCGCCCCAAGGGCGCGCCCTCGCGCCTGTCGCGCCCTGATGGCACCCCGGTCCACCAGATGCTCAATCTCTCGGCGCTGGCCGAAATGATGCTGGTTCACGAAAACGCCTGTGTCGCCATCCGCCCGGACATGCCGCTCGACCGCGCCGCGCTGCTGGGCTGTGCGGTGACGACCGGGGCGGGCACGGTGTTCAATGCCTGCAAGCTGACGCCAGGCGAAAGCGTGGCGGTGATCGGTTGTGGCGGCGTGGGTCTGGCGGCGGTCAATGCCGCGAAGATCGCGGGCGCCGGGCGCATCGTGGCCGCCGACCCCTCGCCCGAAAAGCGCGATCTGGCCCGCGCGATGGGCGCGACCGACGTGATCGACCCGGCCGACGAAGACGCCGCCGGCACGATCATCGAGGCCACGCGCGGCGGGGTCGACCATGCCATCGAGGCCGTGGGACGCCCGGCCTCGGCCAAGATGGCGGTCAAGGTCCTGCGCCGGGGCGGCACTGCGACCATTCTGGGCATGATGCCGCTCGACCAGAAAGTCGGCCTTTCGGCGATGGATCTGCTCTCGGGCAAGAAGCTGCAAGGGGCGCTGATGGGGATGAACCGCTTTCCGGTCGATCTGCCCCGTCTGGTCGATTTCTACCTCGCCGGGCAGCTCGACCTCGATACCATGGTGACCGAGCGCATCCCGCTCGACAGGGTCAACGAAGGGTTTGCCCGCCTGCGCGAGGGCGATGGCGCGCGCACTGTCGTTATATTCTGA